A stretch of DNA from Persephonella sp.:
CATATATCTTGTGGATATTTTTAGAAAAAACAGGTATGAAGATAGAAAAATATTCCATGAATGTCCTTTTATCGTTTTTGACCCCCTGTTTAATTCAGTTCTGGCTGCATCAAATAAAGCCCTAATGAAGATAGCAGACATTATAGGTGAGAACTGCAGACAGGCAGAAGAGTGGTATCTTACAACATCAAGATCAATGAGAGATCTTTTGTATGACAACAACAGAGGGATATTTTATGCCTACGATTACATTGAAAAAAAACAGATAAAAGTTGAGACATCTGCAGGTTTTATGCCCCTTTTTGGTGGGGTAGCTTCCCACTCACAGGCGTTGAAACTTCTTGAGTATATGAACTCTGCAAGTTTCTGCCAGATACACGAGGATAACTGTTTTGCCATACCTAATTACGATAAAACTAAAAAGGATTTTAGCACAAAAAACTACTGGAGAGGTCCTGTATGGATAAATATAAACTGGATGCTATATCAGGGTCTTAAAAGATACAGGTTTAAACAGAAGGCAGAGCATCTTGAAAAAACGATACTTGAACTTCCTGTCAGGTTCGGATTTTATGAGTATTTTGATTCAAGGTTCGGCAAAGGATACGGAACAAAAGATTTTTCCTGGACTGCTGCCCTTTTTATAGATCTTTACTATGATTATGAAAACTCAAAAAAGGTTGGAAAAAATATTGGCTTTTTTATCCAGATTTTAAGAGATGAGATTGTGGCAAATCCTGATGGAAACGCTATTTCAATAAAATCCCCTGATGAGATACTCTTTGAGTTTAATATGCTATCAAACCTTATAATAAAAAAGTATGTGAAAAACGGTTCTGTTGATTACAGAGGAATAAAACTGTCTCCTGAATACAAATTGTTCCAGAATATAGCCGGAAAACTCTCTATTTTTGACCCTTTTTCTCTCAAGGAAAATGAAAAAAAATCATTTTTGATAAACCTGTACAACATGATGGTTATAGACTTTATTCTGAAAATGAAAGTAAAAAAATCTGTGAGAGAAGTTGATGGATTTTTCACAAAGATAAAATACAGGCTTGGAAATGAAAAAATTTCTTTAAAAGATATAGAGCAGATACTTAAATCCTTCAAAGAAAAGGATAAAATAATAGTTTCCCTTGTTAGAGGCACCCAGTCTTCTCCTCCCCTCAGGTTTGTGTCTCCCGAAAATCCGTTATCCGACATAAATAGTGCTGTTAAAGATTTTGTTGGAAGTTCAGAGGTTCTTATTTTTCCTGAAGAAAGAACCGTTATGGTCTCTGAGCTTTTAAAATGGTATAGGGATATATTTACTGATGCTGAAAAAATAAAACAGTTTTTGAAAGAGTATGTGTCTGATGATAGAAAAAGGGAGTTTTTAGAAAAGGAAGAAAATCC
This window harbors:
- a CDS encoding DUF547 domain-containing protein; the protein is MKNHLYKAKKILDKNWNGKFTVPSIYLYPHQWNWDSAFIAIGYSRYDTDRAIQELKSLFDAQWKNGMLPHIVFDKNNLGKYFPEPDFWKTELSKNAPDNHLTSGITQPPIHAYAVLKIYENSKDKKKVKEFLKWIYPKLVKLHRYLYLERNPDDNGLVYIIHPWESGMDNSPMWDPVLKRIDLSKVELPDFERKDNRIVDPEQRPGDDDYKRYIYLVDIFRKNRYEDRKIFHECPFIVFDPLFNSVLAASNKALMKIADIIGENCRQAEEWYLTTSRSMRDLLYDNNRGIFYAYDYIEKKQIKVETSAGFMPLFGGVASHSQALKLLEYMNSASFCQIHEDNCFAIPNYDKTKKDFSTKNYWRGPVWININWMLYQGLKRYRFKQKAEHLEKTILELPVRFGFYEYFDSRFGKGYGTKDFSWTAALFIDLYYDYENSKKVGKNIGFFIQILRDEIVANPDGNAISIKSPDEILFEFNMLSNLIIKKYVKNGSVDYRGIKLSPEYKLFQNIAGKLSIFDPFSLKENEKKSFLINLYNMMVIDFILKMKVKKSVREVDGFFTKIKYRLGNEKISLKDIEQILKSFKEKDKIIVSLVRGTQSSPPLRFVSPENPLSDINSAVKDFVGSSEVLIFPEERTVMVSELLKWYRDIFTDAEKIKQFLKEYVSDDRKREFLEKEENPELLYLPYDWYLNN